One region of Salvia splendens isolate huo1 unplaced genomic scaffold, SspV2 ctg238, whole genome shotgun sequence genomic DNA includes:
- the LOC121789439 gene encoding protein YeeZ-like, protein MEICRASTHFSPINLRFDQTFTFRPATVRCEVKAFPELSTGDQMFILGMGFVGKFFAADLKNKGWVVRGSSTSTGKKKQLEGLGYSAYAFDANHPQDEVLEVVKNHTHVVISIPPLKGVGDPILCHEGLLESALKGGRLRWLVYLSSTSVYGDSGGAWVDEDYPVKPESEIARARLAAEEQWLCFGQNLGIAAHVFRLGGIYGPGRSAVDTILKQGPMSKGQKARLLKDYTSRVHVADICQALHASILHPSPGKIYNIVDDDPAPREEVFEFARKLVEEKLPGRVYAERGEQVLVSEKPSKSTKRVSNARMKRELGVTLRYPSYRSGLGCIMENMAPMS, encoded by the exons ATGGAAATTTGCCGCGCTTCAACGCATTTTTCGCCGATTAATCTCCGATTTGATCAAACCTTTACTTTCCGGCCGGCAACAGTAAGATGCGAAGTAAAAGCATTTCCGGAACTTTCAACGGGCGATCAAATGTTCATTCTTGGAATGGGCTTCGTCGGAAAATTCTTCGCTGCCGATTTGAAGAACAAAGGATG GGTAGTGAGAGGGAGCTCCACCAGCACTGGGAAGAAGAAACAACTCGAAGGATTGGGATATTCAGCTTATGCATTCGATGCAAATCACCCACA AGATGAGGTCCTAGAGGTTGTGAAAAACCATACACATGTCGTTATATCTATTCCGCCACTTAAGGGTGTTGGTGATCCG ATTCTTTGTCACGAAGGACTATTAGAGAGTGCACTGAAGGGTGGGAGACTCAGGTGGCTTGTCTACTTGTCCTCAACTA GCGTATATGGAGATTCGGGTGGTGCATGGGTAGATGAAGA TTATCCAGTGAAACCAGAAAGTGAAATTGCCCGAGCAAGATTAGCCGCTGAGGAACAATGGCTATGTTTTGGTCAAAATCTTGGTATAGCAGCACATGTGTTTCGTCTCGGAGGTATATATGGCCCTGGTAGAAG TGCTGTTGATACTATACTTAAGCAAGGGCCGATGTCAAAGGGTCAGAAAGCAAGATTGTTAAAAGACTACACATCTCGTGTGCATGTTGCTGACATATGCCAAGCACTGCATGCCAGTATTTTGCATCCATCTCCCGG GAAGATATACAACATTGTGGATGATGATCCTGCCCCACGAGAGGAGGTATTTGAGTTTGCTCGAAAGTTGGTTGAAGAAAAACTTCCGGGTCGTGTTTATGCTGAGAGAGGAGAACAGGTACTTGTTTCGGAGAAACCTTCCAAGTCGACAAAGCGAGTCTCAAATGCTCGTATGAAGAGAGAACTGGGAGTGACCTTACGTTATCCTAGTTACAGGTCTGGACTaggatgcatcatggagaacatggCGCCAATGTCGTGA